The sequence below is a genomic window from Borreliella afzelii.
TCTTAGAAATTGTACAAAACTAGATTATTTTAAAAAACTTGGTGCTTGGGCAATCAGATTAGACAATACATTTACAGGCATTGAAGAATCATTAATGACTTTCAACGATTCTGACCTTAAGATTCAACTTAATATAAGCAATATAAATAAACATATTAATACAATAATGTATTTTAAGCCTAATATAAAAAATTTGCTCGGATGTCATAATTTTTATCCCCACAAATATACAGGACTTTCAAGAACTTTCTTTAAAGAAACAACAAAAATATTTAAACATTATTCAATCCCAACAGCTGCATTCATTAGTTCTAATAATGCAGAAGAATGTGCACGAGGAAAAGAAAAAGAAGGCGTTCCTACACTAGAATCACACAGATCTAAAGATATAGAAACCCAGGCAAAAGATCTTTTCAAAGAAGGAATAGACACTGTCCTAATTTCTAATTGTTTTCCAAGTGAAACAGAGCTAAAAAAAGTATCAAAAGTAAACAGAAGCGTTTTAGAGCTTAAAGCAGACCTAAATCCAAAAGCAACTCTAGTGGAAAAAGAAATAATACTAGAAAATTTACATTTTAATAGAGGAGATATTAATTCTTATAGAATTCGATCAACTATGCCAAGAGTATACTACAATAATAAAAAATTTCCTGTACATTCCCCAAATGAAATCAAAAAAGGAGACATATTAATAGACTCTTCAAAATATTTGGGTTATGCGGGAGAGCTTCAAATATCGCTAAAAGATACCCCAAATAATGGTCTTACAAACGTAGTTGGAAAAATAGTCAGTGAAGAATTATATCTGCTTGAAAAAATAGAACCTTGGGAAAAATTCAAAATAATAGAAAATAAATAAATACCCAAATAAAAAGTTTATTTATTGTAAAAATTTTTCAATTGCTTTAAGTACATAATAATAGATAGTAATGTAAGACTCTCTTAAATCAAAATTTTTAGAACTATCAAGAAAATATATAAATTCATTAGTAGTAGAATTAAGATCATCAATATAATTTTTAAGTTCAAAGTCCCGATTAATGGCTTTTATATCATCCAAATTTAAAATAATAGTGATAACATTTTGAATGTTACTATTGATATTATTTTTTAAAGCAATTTTTTTGTTAAAACTATTAATAACATTGAATTCGGATTCATTTGAATTTAAATTAGAAATTGTCAATTTAAATTTATGATCAAAAAAAATGCCAAAATCATAGGTTAATAAACTTGCTTTTTTAGAACTTAAAGCAAGTTTCATTACAATATTATTACTAAATTTATCCAAAATAAAAAAATAAGAATAATAGCTAATATCTTTAATAGAATTAAAGTAATCCTTAGTATGAATACCGGTTTTAAATTTACCATTTCCTAACGATTCATATAAACCAATCTCAATTTTTATTGCTTCATCTAAAGGTCTAATAAAAATTGAAGAAGCACTAATATTACATGAAAATAAAAAAAGAATAAAGGCAAAAATAAAATTAAACTTTTTTTTCATTTAAAATTTCTCATGAAATATTATAATATTAATGAAAAGCTTACATAAAAAGTATAACAAATTATTCAATAATTAAAACCAAAAAGAATATAATTATTGCACTAGAATTACATTTATATAAAATCACTTAAGGAATAAAAAATGAAATACCTTAAATACATTTCATTATTTTTATTAATTTTAGGTTGTAAATCTATGCCAAATGGTAATTTCAATCTACATGATACAAGTCATAAATTAGGAAAACTGAAATTTCAAGAAGATTCAATAATAAGCAGAAATTATGACAATAAAATATCTATTGTGGGGGTATATAACCCTTTAACAGAAAAAGAGAATTTTAAAGTTAATATTTACATCGAAAAAAAAGGATTACAAATAAATCCTGAAAGTATTTTAATAAATGAAGAAAAAATCAATTATCTAGAATATAAAGCAGAGCTTAAAGTAAAATCCGGCTTTAATAAAAGCATTATTAGTATTTCACTAGCTAATTCAAGAGATCTGTTAACCCACATCTACGATAAAAGTATAGGGAAATACATTAACATTGACTTTCAGGATAATTGGAATGTATCACATAGCACAAAATTTAATAAGGATTATATTTTAGAATATTTAACAGATTTTGATAAAGAAACTAAAATATCCCAAAATATATTACAAAAACGCATTGATAATAGAAAAATTGAAATTGAAAAAACAGAGCTTAAAACAGAATATAATGAAATAGAAGATTATTATATCTATAGTATGAAAATTCCGAAATTATTTGAAAAATCAAACACGCCCTCAGAAACTTATGAAACATTTTTAATAGCAAATTATTACCCCTGTGAAAATTTAAATATCCTGTTTTTAAATTTAAGCTTATACTCTGATCAATTGCGCTTTCTACACTCTATTTATGATGAAAATGATAGAAAATTAAAAATTGAGCCACCCGTGAGAACTTTAAAGGATTCAAAAACAATAAAAGAAACATTAAATATAGTATTAAGTCCACAAAAAATAATCGAGCTGACAAAAAATATTGAAAAAGATATTACTTTGAAATTAAAATCTTACGGAGAAAAGGGTGAATTCACATTTGAAATATATAAACCACTTCTTTTAAAATTCTTAAAAGAAGTGGATCATTGTATAAAAAATATACAATCAAGTAGGTAATATTCAAGTAAGCATAAAATTATGCTTACTTGAATATTTATTTACTAATAAAACTTTACTTTTTTTAATATGTATATTATCATTAATTGCAATGCTTAATGCAATAAACGATCAAACGATAGGAGCTTAAAATGTATCAGTTAACAAGTAATAAGATGCCTTTTAATAAAGTAGTAGACCGAAGATTGAAAATATTTTGGGTCATTCAAAAACTGGGCGCTAACTACTTCACGTCTAAAAAAAAATATTCTCTAAGTAATGTTGTAGCAATGACAAATTCTATATTGGAAAAAAAAGGTTTCAAAAAGGTTACTAAAAGAACAATACAAAATGATATAAAAATTTTTGAAAATTTGGGATTAATTAAAAGCCATTTCAATCCGCTTGGGAAAAACAATGGTAGCTTTACTTACTACACAATAAATAAAGCACTTGAAAAATTCGCAAAAAAAATTATCAGCACAGCATATTTTATTAATAAAAAAATTAAACATGAAAAATCAAAAAACAAAGAACTAAAAAAATTTAAAATAATAGAAGAATCTCAAAAATATAAAATTTCATATCAAATAACTTCACATGTTTTAGGTAAAAATATAAGTAAAACTTATAAGAATTCTAGATTTTTTTTTAAAAAACAAAACTTAAAAAAAACAATAAACTTCTTAGAAAAAGAAATCAAAAGAAAATCAAAATTAATAAATCTAGAAGAAATAAAAGAAATAACACAAAACAAAATAAGTTACAAAAATTCATTATGGAACTTAAAAGATTTTATGGAAGAATTATACGAATACGATGAAGCAAAAATCATAAAATTTTTTAAGAAAACTTTAAAAAAAAAGAAAAATAAAGTATGGTTTATGTCAAAAAACTTTAAAAATACGGATTTTAATGAATTAATAAGAGAATTTAAAAATAAAAACAGAAGAAATGGAAGAATAAGATTCGAAAACGAACCACAAATTCATAAACCAAATAATATAAAAAATGCTGTTGTATTAATGAAAAATCTAATAAAAACACAAGAATATGATAAAAAATTACAAATCAAAGTTAAAGAAAATTGATGGAAAATAAAGAAACAAAAAAAAAATTTTTTAACAAAATTGAAAAATTAGAAAACAAAATTATTTATCATACTAAAATTTTTAGTATGATAAATAATTTTGAAGCAAAACCGAAAAAAGGAAAATTTTGGTTATGTCTAAGAAACGTCTTTAACCATAAAAAATACGAAAGCTTTCATTTATTTTCAATAAAAGAAAATGATAAATTTCTAGGAATTTTTTATGGTTTCATAAATCTTTCAAAACCATTTATTATAACTTACTCAGAAAAAGGAACAAAAAAAACTATAAGATTAAAAAAAATATTTTACATGGAATTCAGATTCAAAAAAGGAAGTGTTTTTTGTTATTTAAGGAATATATACATATTCACTAGAAATAAAAACAAAAATAAAATTTTCTATAAAT
It includes:
- a CDS encoding DUF226 domain-containing protein; this translates as MENKETKKKFFNKIEKLENKIIYHTKIFSMINNFEAKPKKGKFWLCLRNVFNHKKYESFHLFSIKENDKFLGIFYGFINLSKPFIITYSEKGTKKTIRLKKIFYMEFRFKKGSVFCYLRNIYIFTRNKNKNKIFYKSLLERTLKIEEEIHKFYGKKYENSKGILNWIKKNQK
- a CDS encoding plasmid maintenance protein, giving the protein MYQLTSNKMPFNKVVDRRLKIFWVIQKLGANYFTSKKKYSLSNVVAMTNSILEKKGFKKVTKRTIQNDIKIFENLGLIKSHFNPLGKNNGSFTYYTINKALEKFAKKIISTAYFINKKIKHEKSKNKELKKFKIIEESQKYKISYQITSHVLGKNISKTYKNSRFFFKKQNLKKTINFLEKEIKRKSKLINLEEIKEITQNKISYKNSLWNLKDFMEELYEYDEAKIIKFFKKTLKKKKNKVWFMSKNFKNTDFNELIREFKNKNRRNGRIRFENEPQIHKPNNIKNAVVLMKNLIKTQEYDKKLQIKVKEN
- a CDS encoding alpha3-beta1 integrin-binding protein; protein product: MKEIGISIYPNVSPKNKIIEYLEKSAHFGFTQVFTSLLYINGNEFDVFKELLNIANKNGMKPIIDVSPNIFKELEIDLSNLRNCTKLDYFKKLGAWAIRLDNTFTGIEESLMTFNDSDLKIQLNISNINKHINTIMYFKPNIKNLLGCHNFYPHKYTGLSRTFFKETTKIFKHYSIPTAAFISSNNAEECARGKEKEGVPTLESHRSKDIETQAKDLFKEGIDTVLISNCFPSETELKKVSKVNRSVLELKADLNPKATLVEKEIILENLHFNRGDINSYRIRSTMPRVYYNNKKFPVHSPNEIKKGDILIDSSKYLGYAGELQISLKDTPNNGLTNVVGKIVSEELYLLEKIEPWEKFKIIENK